Below is a window of Nitrospira sp. DNA.
GGGCAAACGATTCAACGGTGTTGTCTTCATAGGGCCCCGGCTCATGCGAAAGGCTGTCCTTGGATGATTCGATCAGCCGAGAGATTCCTAATGGGATTCCGACAAGCGTTTCCCTGGGCTTCGAAGCAAGGCGCCCAAGCGCTTTGAGCGGAGTGACCCATTCGTGAACCGCGGCTTCGGCCGTCAGCCCGGCGAGGTTGCGCTCATGCAAATCGGCAATGGCCGTCAGCTCGCGTCGCAACCGAACAAACATGGTGCTGCCGCGAGCGACAAACCGACCATGCGGGGATGATAGGGAATACACATTTGTGTACCCGTCGTGGAGGATCGGATCCTCGACACGGTACTGTGGGCCCACAACGAGATCCGGTCCCAGCACCTGTTCAGCCGGTTCCTCTTCCGGCACTTCGTATGGCTCTCCCCATGAGTCTGTGAGACTAACCAGGCCAATGATGAGAATCACGAGCGTCGAGCAAGTCGGCCGAGCCAGTCTCCCTGTGTCAACGTTGGTTGCTTGGGCAGGTCGGCAGGAGGGAATACGCATGACCTGATCTCATCGCTCATCGAACGGAAATATGCGCGTCCAGTCTCGTTTCATATCCACGACGGTCCAGCCTTTGGCAATCGCCTCATCGAGCGCCTTGTCGAGTTTTCCGACATGGGAGGTGCGGTCGTAGGCCCACTCACGTTCGGCATCAGTATGATGGACCAATCCCATGAACCGCAACCTTGACCCGGCGGAAGTCCATTGCAACATCTGCTGGTCGCCGTCGGAGTTGCCGAAGGCAAAAATTGGCCGGCGGCCGATGAATTTCTGAATGCCTACGGGCTTGCCGGCTTTGTCGTTCACAAAATCGACGGCGGGCAATTTCACAATCACCGGCTTACCATCGCGTAGCTCGAACTTCTGCTTCCCCATGCTCCCGACCACCTGCTCCGGCGGGATGCCATACACCTGCTCAACCCAGGCACGCATGAACTCCACTCCACCGCCTGAAACGATGAAGGTCTTGAATCCATTCGCGCGCAAGTACGCCAGCAATTCAAGCATCGGCTGATACACAAGCTCGTGATAGGGCCGTTTGAAGCGTGGGTGTCTCGTCGTGGCCAGCCAGTCCTTGACGATGGCGTCGAACTCGTCGGTCGTCATGCCGCTATGCGACACAGCCAGAACATCCAGCAGCGCTCTCTCCCCTCCTGCGGCAACGGTTCGCTTATCGCCTTCCAGCAGCGCTTTGAACGGCTGCTTCGTCTTCCACTCGGGATGCTGTGGCGCCAGGGCCTTCACACGGTCGAGTGCAAATTGCACCTGGAAGTACATCGGCTGTTCCGCCCACAGCGTGCCGTCGTTATCGAAGACCGCAATACGCTCGGTGGGTGGGACAAAATCGGGACCACCTTCGTTGGTCACTCGTTCGACGAACGTGACGATGTGAGTCTTGACGGCCCCGTCGTTCCAAGACGGAAGCGGATCGTCCGCCGCCGTCACAACGCCGTGCGTGACGACAATCAGCAGCACAAGAAGATAGAACAGCTTGTTGCCTCGCGATGCCCTCATCCGTCCTCACTTTCTGGATTCAACACTGGGGTGGATCGGCGCCCCCAACCGCCCCCCTCATGATCCGCAGGTGGCTTATACGTACATCGGCCGCCTGTCACTAAGGGCGACCCAGCCTCGCACGATCCGGTACACAAACCAGAGCCCGAGCACGATCATCGGCAGCCACGTGATGAGAATGCCGATCCCAAAGGTCACGATGATGAAGACCACGCAGAGCGAAATCCAGAGCAGTCCGAACCAGAACGTCCGGATCTGCCAGCGAAAATGCGATTCGAGCCAGGTGCCGCGCGCCTCGCTTCGCTTGACGTAGTTCAGAATGACCGCGATGATCGACGGCCAGCCGGTGAGAAACGCGCCGACGACGGTCGCGGTGCCGAGGATGCCGGTGAGTAGGCTGAACGCGTGCAGCGCGTACACAACCTGCGTCCAGGTGACAAGGGAATCCGATGTCCGATCCATGCCAGCCTCCACTGTGCCGATGACTGAGCGGTGGTTTGCCCCCCGGTCCCGTTCCTTGTCGTCCCCCGAGACCGACATGCGCTCGTCCATCTGCACCGCGCAAGCCACGATGCCCGTATCGTACGGCGATGCCTTGACATCAATACCTGTGATGCTATGATGCTCCTATGCGCACCACTATCCGCATCGACGATGAACTCCTCCGGAAGCTTAAGGAACAGGCACGTAAGGAAGACGCCCCCCTGACCCTCCTACTTAATCGAACGCTCCGTGCAGGCATGCGCGCGTCGGTCAAACCATCTCGGCCGAAACGACGCCACCGCGAGCCAACCTACACCATGGGTCAGCCGAGGATCAAACTGGACAAAGCGCTGGCTCTCGCCGCTGCACTGGAAGATGAGGAGATTGTCAGAAAAGTGCTTGGCCGAAAGTGAAGCTGATTGACCTGAACATCCTCCTCTACGCCATCAACGAAGACTCTCCTCATCACGGAACCATACGAGCATGGTGGGAGGAAGCCCTCAATGGCGACGAATCTTTGGGACTGCCCTGGGTCGTCCTTCTCGGATTTCTCCGCATCTCAACCAACCGCGACATATTTCCACGACCACTGGATCCTGATACGGCTATCGGCAAAGTCCACGCTTGGCTGTCGCTCGACCAGGTTCGTCTCTTGCACGAAAAAGACGAGCATTGGGAGATACTTCGTTCCCTACTGAGCGAATCCGGCACCGCCGCCAATCTGGTGACTGATGCCCACCTGGCCGCGCTCGCCATCAGTTACGACGCCGTCCTCGTCTCATGCGACAACGACTTTGCCCGATTCAAGCGATTGCGCTGGGAGAATCCGATGGGCCGCAAGCCGCACCGGCGGGCGTGAGTTCAGCTCACCATGGCCGTTTCTACTGCAACCGCCGTGCGACCCCTCGCATTCGGCCCATCGCAAGGATGGAGCGATGGATTTCCCGGCAATGGGTCCAACGCGAGGTATCTCCATCGGGCCAGACCGCTGCTGGATCTGCGTCGCGCGAGGTTGCTGCAGGACTTGCAGGTCCCTCCGATCGCATCATCCGCCTCGCAGGCGAGCTCACCGACCGCTTCGTGTAACGACATGCTCCCCGAGCGATCCTCAACACTGAACCGGATCGGCGATGTAGGTATCAAGCACTGATTTCCAACCGCTACGTGGATGCATCTTGCCGAACGACGCACGAGCCCGTCGATGCTTACTTCGCCTTTTCCGTCATTTCCTTCACTTTGGCGGTCCCACGCTCCATTTCAGCCTTCGCTTTCCCCTTTGTTCGTTCCATTTCCGCACTGACCTTGTTACCCTTCGCGTCTTCGACTGCCCCCTTGGCCTGCCCCTTGACCTCTTCCGTCGTCGCCTTAACTTCTCCCTTCGCCTTTTCTATCGCGGCAGAGGTCTCTCCCGCCGTCGAGGCATCCGCGAATCCCAAGAGCGCACCGAAACCGATGGCGAGGATGAATGGCTTGTTCATGACATAACCTCCTTGTGTAAATGTTTCCTCCTACTTTTCAGCCGACTGTCCGAGATTCAGGTCGATCTCCCCAGTATCCTCGAATGGAATCGTGAAGGTGGAAGGAGACTCCGCAAAGGCTTTCCCCTTGAGACTGTACTGAACGTTGGTAGCCCCCGAGGTAAATCCTTGAGCCTGGCGAAGCATGTTACCCAGCCCCGTAATGACCTCCCCATTGATCACCTCCGAGCCGAACCGTGGGACGGTGACTTTCGCTCCTGACATGCCGCTGCCGAATGCTTTCCCATTCAGCGCAACGTCGAAACGGACTCCGTTGATCCCAAGGTCGAAATTATTTGGGTTTTGAATCCGGAGCTGCACATCGAAGCGTTGTTCCATCAGCGTCATGTCTTTCGGCGCAATGTTGGTGATCGACACCTTCGGCTGCTCAAAGTCTCGCGGCATAGTGGAACAGGCGGTCATGATCAGCAGGATGAGCGCCGCCCCCACCCCGCCACATCTTGTCGCATTCCGCAAAGTTTGCATAAGTAGTCCCCTCCTTTTCAACTCCGATCGATCCGACCGACACGAGCGGTCACAGAGACTTCCAGGCCCGTGGCAATTCGACCGGATCACTCCCCTTCACTCACGCGCGCGGCGCATGACCCGCACCCTTTCAGTGACGCGATTGCCATCGGCCTGCGCGACGGCACTCACCGGCATCAACTCGATCGTAACTTTTTCGATCTTGCCCGTGAACTTGAACGGCAGCTGATAGTCGGGCGTGACCGGCTGGCCGCTGTCCTCGCCGATGCCGAAAGTGTCGATGTCGAACCGACCTGCGACGGGTTCTTCGCAACGGCCACGACCGATCTCTTCGCCGTCAATTACACGTATGTAGATCGGCTACGCTAATTCATGACGCTCGCCAAGAGGCTCTTCGCCTGATCCCCACCCGCCATTCCGACAAAGTCCGACATCGTTTGGGAAAATTTCGGCACCATCTCCGAGCCCATACCTAGGCGGGAGAAGGCGGAAGTCAAACCAGCTTGATCCCCGATTGGGCCGGTCAGAGCGCCGAGGTCCTTGGCAGCCTTCATGAAAGAATCAGCGCCGGGAATGAACTTCGCCAGTGTCGTGAAGTCCATTGAAGGAAGCTTCTCTTTCGCAAGACTCAGAATGGATCCGACACCACCGTTCGCCTGATTCGTCGTCACGCCGAGCTGATTGGTCACGAGTTGTGTCAACGCGTTGGTGACACCGGACGATTGCATCTCCGCACAGCCCAAGGGAAGAAATGCGGCTACGACCAGCAACAACGCGAGTGATACACGAAACATACGTCACCTCCTTGTTCGTCTTCATGAGAGAGCGCGGCGGCCCCCATAATATCGATCTCGTCACCGTTAGGGAACGGGAAAATTGGCAGGCCTGAACCAAGCCTGCCGGGCCGTTATTGAGAAGTACGATGGCGGCAATGTTGGGCTGGAGTCAAGGCAGCGCAGTCGAGCGCGTTCCCGGAACGGTCGATTGCTTAACGAACCTGCGTGCCGGTGCGTGAATTGAAAACCCCGAGGGTGTGGCTCGCGTGAACGACTTTCTGAACCGGTTTGCTGGCGTCACGGAGGAACAGGTCGTCGCAGTTTTGGAGCAAGCTGAACAGCGTCTGGCGAGTCGTGGAACCGGCCTCGTAGAAAACCACGCGCGTGGCGAACGTCCCGCAGCCCTCGATACCAATGTTCTGATTTTGTACAGACTATGTCGGACAGGGTCCGGCATCAATACCATCGCATTGCGGCTATGCCCCCTGCTTCCCCTTGCCTCTGGCAACCACGGCGATCACCTGAAAAAGTTTCTCGACTCGAGCCTTGTATTGGTTCATGAATTGAGCCGTCCACATCTTGTTATATTCAATCGCTGCACTCTTCTTCATTCCCGCATCCTTTTCACCAAGCGGTGAGGAATAGTGCGCAATGAGACGATCGAGCTCGTCTTCGCCGAAACTCGTCGAATAGGCGTGCTTTAAATGGTCATGAAGAGTCTCGACCTGTCCTATCGATTTTCTGATGTCCGCCAAGAATGCTTCAATAAGTCGCTCGATTTCCTTCTTTTTCTCACCAGCCACATGGGCATAGGTGTTTCCTACGGCTTTTCTTATTTGCTGTTCGTATTCGCTGATATATTTCTGAGTAAGAGAGTCGTATTCCGACTCCAGCTCTGAGACTCGGATCAGAGTAAGCAGTTTCTCAACCTTGATTGCCTTGGGGTTCTCAATTGTTGCCGCCTCGACGGAAGCCACACCGGAAATCAGCGTCACGCAACAGAACCAACCTCGTAAAACAGTCAACGCAATACTTCTGTAATGTGTGCTCTCCAAGTTGTGCATCGTTCTCACCTCTTGCGATCGAGTCTACATCGTATGGACCGATCGTCAAGAAATAGAGAATCTTCGATCACCAGGCGTGACTCAACCCTCAGATCCGTAGTCAGCCCAACGTCGTTCGCAGACAAGAAGGCCAAGGCTCCTTGGCGGAGGTGACACACGGGCACGCGCGGCAATGGTGGTGATTACCCCGGCAAAGCCTGATACCAGCCATTGGCCTGAACGAGGGTGAGCTGACTGTCGAAGAGCCGGCTGAGCTGATCGCTGGTGATCAACGCGGATTTGGCACCATCGGCAACGACGTTCCCGCCTTTCAAGAAAACGACTCGATCGATCTCGGGAGGAATTTCATGCAGATGATGCGTCACAAGTAGAACGGTTTTCCCCTTTCTGATCTGAGTGCGCAGAAAATCGAGATACTGAAAGCAGGCCTTAGGATCGAGGCCGCTGGTCGGCTCATCAAATATCAACACCAGCGGGTCATGCACCAAGGCTCGGCCCAGCAGAAATCGTCGCTGCTCGCCGGTGGACAGATGGCCGAAGCGGCGGCCGGACAAAGCCTCGATTCCCAATTCCCGCATCACCTCATGCGCCCTGGTCACCTGCGTTGTAGTGAACTCTTGGTATTCATAGGTACCGTTACTGGCATAGAACCCGGAAAGGATCACGTTGAGCCCTTCGGCACAGATCAGATAGTCTCGTTGGAGATCATGAGACACAATGCCGATGTGTTTGCGCACATCCCAGACATTCCAGCGTTCATCACCGAAGAGCGTCATCCGCGTTTCGGCTCTCGGCATCACATGGATTTCACCCGACAAGAATTTGAGCAGCGTCGATTTTCCCGCTCCATTGGGGCCAAGAATGGCCGCATGTTCTCCCGCTCGCAGGTCGAAGGAGAAATCCGAGAAGACGCAGGTGTCGCCGCGATAGACCGTGGCACGTTCGATTTCAAGGATTGAGGTGGAACTGGCTGATCGGGTTGACTTTTTATCAATCGGACTCTGGATCGGTTGCCGGACCGGTTGCCCGGCACGGCGAGCCCGTTCAAGACCAGTGCGAGCCAACACATCCGCCCGCTCATTCTCTGGGTGTCCGTTATGGCCTCTGACCCAGTGCCAGTCGATTGTATGCTTGGCAACCAGCGCATCGAGTCGCCGCCACAAGTCTTCATTTTTCACCGGGTCGTTGCCTGCCGTTTTCCACCCACGCTGCTTCCAGGCGAGAATCCATTCACTCATGCCTTTCTGAACATATTGCGAATCCGTATAGACTCGTGCCCTCACTGGCTGCGTGAGTGACTGCAGCGCTTCAATGACAGCGACCAACTCCATCCGGTTGTTGGTGGTCGTTGGCTCACCGCCGCAGAATTCCGTTTCAGCATTGCCGTTCCGCACCAAGACCCCCCAGCCTCCAGGACCGGGGTTTCCGCTGCAGGCGCCGTCTGTATAGATATCGATCATTCGGTTCCTCTTTCGATTCCGTCGTTCG
It encodes the following:
- a CDS encoding HAD family hydrolase, which produces MRASRGNKLFYLLVLLIVVTHGVVTAADDPLPSWNDGAVKTHIVTFVERVTNEGGPDFVPPTERIAVFDNDGTLWAEQPMYFQVQFALDRVKALAPQHPEWKTKQPFKALLEGDKRTVAAGGERALLDVLAVSHSGMTTDEFDAIVKDWLATTRHPRFKRPYHELVYQPMLELLAYLRANGFKTFIVSGGGVEFMRAWVEQVYGIPPEQVVGSMGKQKFELRDGKPVIVKLPAVDFVNDKAGKPVGIQKFIGRRPIFAFGNSDGDQQMLQWTSAGSRLRFMGLVHHTDAEREWAYDRTSHVGKLDKALDEAIAKGWTVVDMKRDWTRIFPFDER
- a CDS encoding type II toxin-antitoxin system VapC family toxin; its protein translation is MKLIDLNILLYAINEDSPHHGTIRAWWEEALNGDESLGLPWVVLLGFLRISTNRDIFPRPLDPDTAIGKVHAWLSLDQVRLLHEKDEHWEILRSLLSESGTAANLVTDAHLAALAISYDAVLVSCDNDFARFKRLRWENPMGRKPHRRA
- a CDS encoding LEA type 2 family protein, which codes for MQTLRNATRCGGVGAALILLIMTACSTMPRDFEQPKVSITNIAPKDMTLMEQRFDVQLRIQNPNNFDLGINGVRFDVALNGKAFGSGMSGAKVTVPRFGSEVINGEVITGLGNMLRQAQGFTSGATNVQYSLKGKAFAESPSTFTIPFEDTGEIDLNLGQSAEK
- a CDS encoding DUF2780 domain-containing protein, which gives rise to MFRVSLALLLVVAAFLPLGCAEMQSSGVTNALTQLVTNQLGVTTNQANGGVGSILSLAKEKLPSMDFTTLAKFIPGADSFMKAAKDLGALTGPIGDQAGLTSAFSRLGMGSEMVPKFSQTMSDFVGMAGGDQAKSLLASVMN
- a CDS encoding DUF2059 domain-containing protein, which codes for MTVLRGWFCCVTLISGVASVEAATIENPKAIKVEKLLTLIRVSELESEYDSLTQKYISEYEQQIRKAVGNTYAHVAGEKKKEIERLIEAFLADIRKSIGQVETLHDHLKHAYSTSFGEDELDRLIAHYSSPLGEKDAGMKKSAAIEYNKMWTAQFMNQYKARVEKLFQVIAVVARGKGKQGA
- the rnhA gene encoding ribonuclease HI, whose amino-acid sequence is MIDIYTDGACSGNPGPGGWGVLVRNGNAETEFCGGEPTTTNNRMELVAVIEALQSLTQPVRARVYTDSQYVQKGMSEWILAWKQRGWKTAGNDPVKNEDLWRRLDALVAKHTIDWHWVRGHNGHPENERADVLARTGLERARRAGQPVRQPIQSPIDKKSTRSASSTSILEIERATVYRGDTCVFSDFSFDLRAGEHAAILGPNGAGKSTLLKFLSGEIHVMPRAETRMTLFGDERWNVWDVRKHIGIVSHDLQRDYLICAEGLNVILSGFYASNGTYEYQEFTTTQVTRAHEVMRELGIEALSGRRFGHLSTGEQRRFLLGRALVHDPLVLIFDEPTSGLDPKACFQYLDFLRTQIRKGKTVLLVTHHLHEIPPEIDRVVFLKGGNVVADGAKSALITSDQLSRLFDSQLTLVQANGWYQALPG